In the genome of Brachypodium distachyon strain Bd21 chromosome 3, Brachypodium_distachyon_v3.0, whole genome shotgun sequence, the window TTCATATACCCTGCCTCGCAATGGCAGCTGTTGTGTAACGCAAGTGTAAGCTGAAAATGCCTGGACTCCTTCCTGGTGTTTGTGTGACACTTCCTTGGCCGGATGATTGTTCATGTCTGCGATCTGTTAGTAGTGACACGAACAAGGAATGGCTTGTCTCTTTGAGGGTGTTACTTGTGGTAATGTACGAACAAATATGATCTTGTGATATATCCAAAGCAGAACGAAGACATGCTCATTTGTTTTCATAGGTTTCTGTCAGTTAACTTATATTGATACAGTATCTTTTACTTCATTAATGGTAGTGGAACTAGTTCTGTTGGTTCTGCCAGTTGCATCTTCTTATTTGTGGAACAAATAATCATCTCATGCTCATTGAAGTGAATTATGATACACTTCATAGTAAATAGATTTGGAAGGGACACGTTCTTTTCCTAAAGCAAAGCGCAAGCTATCGGATTTTTTACTTGCTACGCCGGTGAATATCTGAAGCAACCGAGCCTTTCTGACAGAAAGACACTGATAATTCTGTAACCCTTTTTCTTTATTGCTGTCATATATTTTCGGACCTATGAATCAACAAACACTGTTATGGACAATTGACACGAAAACCAAGCACTACAATCTTCTTCTAGCAGGGACCCTACACTAATCACTATTCTTAATCAATTTCTTTCCAAACTGCAATCCAAACCAAGCTACTCTTAAcatctacacacatgcatccGATCCTCATGCATGGTTAATCTTAAATACTCCGTATGTACACAAATTATACTTAATGATGGATGGATCATGATCGACCTCATGTCATGTGCCTCTTGCGAGCATGGCCTGGAACTCCTCGGCCGACCGCTGGCTCTGCAGCCGCATCTCCTCCCTGAACTTCCTGATGAACATCTCCGCCCTCAAATCCACTTCCCCCATCCCCCCTCTTTCCCTCCCCGggctcatcatcatcatcaaaccCTTCATCTTCATCCCCACGCCACTCGATGCAGCTGCCGGAGCCGCACGCCATCCGGCAGTAGTAGTCGTGGGCTTGCTGGTGCTGGGCTGCTCCTCTTGGTCCAGGACGGTGAGGCGGAGGCCcatgggctgctgctgctgatggcTGTAGAGCTCGTCCACGTACACCGGAGCGAAGCTCCGGCGGTGGGCTTGGCCGTGGCGCGTCACGGACgacggccgccggcgctgagCTCGgtgccccgccggcgccgccgcccagcggacgcggcggagcctggagcgcgcggcggcggcgagcccggcgcaccaccgccgccaggCGTGCTTCCTGCTCCCCAtccacgacggcgacggcgacggccaagaggaagaggcggcgcCCATGGACACGGCGAAGCAGGACATGGCTATAACTAGATTACTACACTGGCTTCGATTAATTTGTGTAGCTGGTCAAGACTCAAGAGCGTGTGTGGGAAGGAAGGCGATGCCTAGCTAAGCTGCGAGAAGCTCGGCCATGTCTTTATAGGAAAGGAAGGAATGAAGCCGAGCGCGTCGCGTGAGCGTGAGCGTTGGAATTGGATGGCTGCTTTCGGCGGTTGGGGGCGGGTAAGACTCACGCTATGTGCGGCTTGAGCTTGACCTCTGAAtttgctttttatttttatttttcgagAGAATGAATTTGCTTTTATACTGCTTTGCTTTGTTCTTTGAGTTCAGCTCTGCTCTGGCAGTTGGCTGGTATTTTCCTGCCTTTTGCTTTaccttgcttgcttgcttcagcAGAAACTTTTCTCATtacttcttcttcctttttgtttttcccctttctcctcctcttttTCTTGCCCGGCCAAGTGGTTCATTTGGGAGTTGTGGCATGTCAAGCTGCGGATTTTGTGCTGCTTCTGTCTCCTCCCACCGGCCATATGCACGCGCTATACTCAAGCAAAACGTAGAATGGATCATAGAACCTTTCTGTAATCACACACCCAAGCAAAACGtacaacagaaaaacagatggAGCTTGCTTGGGTTGGTAGGGTCGCAAATGCACGTGAATTCTTAAAAAATTCACAAACTAAACATCCTGGATTTGCAAATCTTTCTAATTATGAATTTATGATGGCTGTGTGCAGAGGCTGAGGCTTGTTCCCCTTTTCCAAAAAAGAGTCACCTAACTAATTCTTTGTGAAATATTGGTCTATCGATCTTCAATATCCAATCACCTCCATGTAGTAGaaatttgctactccctcctacccatattatttgtctcaaatttgtccaaatatcaATGAATgcatgtttaaaaagcgtctagatacatgtaatatttcgacaagtaatatgaataGAAGGGAGTACAACATTTTTCTAAATTGCGTCTATATGTTTTTCACTACTGCTATCTTGAGCAAAGTAATTAACGTACCCCCCGTGGCATGTGTTGATTCACTAAGACGAACCTGACCaactgctactccctccgtcccatattaagtgatgaacatgtatctagacgttttttaggtatatatacattcatatttgaacaaatttgggtcacttaatatgggacggaggaagtacttagCTACGACATAAACCGCTTGCTAACCACACGGCAAACATGGTTAGCTATTTACAAAATTTCATTATCAAGATAAACTACTTGCTAAAAGTGGTGTGCAAAAGTCTTATCTTAACCCAGGTCTCTTCCTAAAAACAAAATACGAGTAACACAGTTCTACAAATtctccccgcaaaaaaaagagttctacaaattttaaaaaattacagAAACGTATATCAGCAAAAAGATCCTCCGAATCCATCCTAAATTTAGCTGGCTTGTTCCTTGGATCACTCGCATAGAAAGGCACGGCCAGGTAGCAAGTTGAACATGACATCTCCTGGATATCTGCGCAAGCTGCCTCTAGTTAAAGTGGACAAACAAAGCACCATGAACACTCTTTGAACAGcggcaagcaagcatgcaccgACCTCTTGACGCGCATGGGAAAGGAATTAATCCTTGCTAAATCTTGAATTAATCCCTCCCAAACTACGGAAGAAGTTTCTCTGCCTCCTAGCTGGGACACAAGTTTGCATCAGGACGATAGTTCGGTCAAGAAAGCTTTTTCCATCTTCGGGCAGGGGATTAATTCCTCCTCGTACCTCTCAACTTGCAGCTAGCAAAAGGGCTGGGTGGCCGGTAGATTCGATTCCCAACTAgcttagcttgcatgcatggttgcTTAAAGCCTAAGAGAATGGGATCCATGGGGCTGGGAAGGAATATGCTATACGATTATTCGAACAGATATATAGATAAAAatgatgcatgtgtgtatgAATTGAACCTGCATAGGTAACTCACCCCTCAGCTATTTCTGCAGTTCTTCAGTTAATCTGGACATTCACACTGCAATCTTAGTAAACTGTTAAGGTGACATGTTTCTATGCGCAAACATGACTGTTGATTTGCATAAAGTTATCATGCCTATATTTGCCGAGGTATATATACATTTCATGAGAAATGTAGCTGCATGGTAGTAATACTATTAATTTGATGCCGTGCAGATGTTAgtaattcttttctttgtagATATATGAATGGTACGCCAAATTAACCTACTGTAGAATTGTTTAGGGATATATATGATGCATTCTAAATCAAAGAACTCGTCGGGTACTCCTTTTTCCTTGCAAATTGCAAGAAGGTGTAGCCCGTTCACATGGCGCGGAACAGCATTGTGTGAACCTTAGATTCTGGACATTCTTCAGGATGTTGTAGATTTCTGCCAAGCGTTAGGCGTGACAATCTGACATCAAATCGAACATGAACCAAAGAAGTTTCAGTACTTGGATTGCTTTGCCCTTCTTCAGAAGATGGTGAACATGCTTTTTCCCTGCTTCAGCTGAAGATGGTGATGAACGTGCCCTTAATTATCCGGCGGCCATCTTCAGCTGTTGATTAAATTTtcaatagaagaaaaaaataatctcaaTTATCGCACTACTGGTgtatgagttttttttaggccTACTGGTGTATGACTTTGAAGAAGTTGAACATGCCAGCAGCCAGCCATGCGGCTCGGCAAAACAAGTAGTCCAGCAGCGAATGGGCCCAACAGGCCCAATCTGCCGATACATACGAGGGGAACCCGAATGGGCCTTAACTGGCATACATACGACAAGACTCCCattctaacaaaaacaaaacaaaaaacgacAAGACTCCCAGAAGGTGGTTGCAGACTATTGCTGCTAGgtgttggaaaaaaaaagtgcacgCATATATATGCTCCGTACATTAATTTGCTTCGGCCGGCCTGTTGCACAGTGTGATCGAGCAACTGATCTTGCATGGATGGTGCATACTACTATCTAGCTAGCTTCACATATCGCTGTCAGTGCGAATTCCCTCGAGTATAATCAAGACTGCATTGTTATAATAGTAGCTTCGTATTTTGGCCAAAATTCCTTCGTCTCGTTGGCATCTTCGTACATTACGTCGTTTACTTAGAGTTTAAGCGAGCATGTGTCCACTCTACCAATGACCACTGCCGACAAAATCAAAGAGGAACCACAAATTTTGGAACCTGCGGAAGGCGAAACATTTGAGTAGCTTGATAAGAGTAggccttttccttttttttgtttgatctCTTGACTTTGGCATAGGACTTTGTCTCTTGTCTCTTgttcttaattaatgaaaatgGCAAATCTTTTGCCTcgtttttttaaaataacacacatacatatattttcttttagtGAAATGATGAACATGTTTATTACAATTATACCACACATGTTTACACTTCCGTACGTGCGCATACATCGTAGTGTGTACAGTAGAGAGTGTATCCGCTGGGTAATTGAACAcatacatactccctctgtctcaAAATCGTTTCGAAATAattaagtgacgtggatttgtataaatttttatacaaatccgcgtcacttatttcgcgacggagggagtagtacattaCACACTACTACAGtaaggcttatcagtaacgcTCAAAAAAgtgcatcagtaacggtcagggccgccgttactaacttcttGCCAGtaatgatgggtatcatcagtaacggtcgcagtgaccgttactgatgtaccaatcatcagtggcgagcgacactgatacattttcagtaattaaaaaaataattaaaaccacagaaaatacacaacatttatacacagaaaatacacagcacaTATATATTTGGAATACACGGCACAACGCATATATTTCGAATTAAAACCACatccacatcatttaaagcatacaaatgtatataaagccgcatcatttaaagcatataaagtatacaaatgtatctcagttcacgacattgattacaaagtgtcaaaatttcataacaaaatcaagtttgaagctattgttgtgggtgaaccctagtaaccacttgttccacgcgttcgtagaagtccccactaggcttgatgacctcattgttgatgaaaTGGCCGAACTTCCTTTGAATATTATACACGatcca includes:
- the LOC100832250 gene encoding uncharacterized protein LOC100832250 — encoded protein: MSCFAVSMGAASSSWPSPSPSWMGSRKHAWRRWCAGLAAAARSRLRRVRWAAAPAGHRAQRRRPSSVTRHGQAHRRSFAPVYVDELYSHQQQQPMGLRLTVLDQEEQPSTSKPTTTTAGWRAAPAAASSGVGMKMKGLMMMMSPGRERGGMGEVDLRAEMFIRKFREEMRLQSQRSAEEFQAMLARGT